A window of Cottoperca gobio chromosome 16, fCotGob3.1, whole genome shotgun sequence contains these coding sequences:
- the cldn12 gene encoding claudin-12 translates to MSCRDIHATNAFAFIIAFVSVGGIAVAALIPQWRVTRLVTFNRNAKNISVYDGLWAKCVKQDGYSGCYYYDSEWYSKVDQLDLRLLQFCLPTGLMFGSLALLLCMAGMCKTCCCSDKPEPDIKTIRFLVNNAGCHLVAGTFLFLGGAIAIAPSVWFLFRTKEMNIRYDNIFSDGFAVYVSIGCSGGLMLAALLMFMWYCMCKKLPSPFWLPLPSMPTSLSTQPLTANGYPPSPVYGPQPFPPQTYPPTVIDAQPYLASQGYVQSVVAPAPPQVYMSQMSVPDGYGSEVGGTQAYSYAPSQSYAPSQSYAPSQSYAPSQGYTSTYAGHRYSARSRMSAIEIDIPVLTQGQ, encoded by the exons ATGTCGTGCCGGGACATCCACGCCACCAACGCTTTTGCCTTCATCATTGCCTTTGTGTCTGTGGGAGGGATTGCTGTGGCAGCATTAATCCCACAGTGGCGTGTAACAAGACTGGTCACCTTCAATCGTAATGCCAAGAATATCAGCGTGTATGATGGGCTGTGGGCTAAATGTGTGAAACAGGATGGCTATTCTGGATGTTACTACTATGATTCAGAG TGGTACTCTAAAGTGGACCAGCTGGATCTGCGGCTCCTGCAGTTCTGTCTTCCTACAGGCCTGATGTTCGGCTCGCTGGCCTTGCTGCTGTGCATGGCGGGAATGTGTAagacctgctgctgctcagacaAGCCTGAACCAGACATTAAGACCATCAGATTCCTGGTCAACAATGCAGGCTGTCACCTGGTGGCTGGGACTTTTTTGTTCCTAGGTGGAGCTATTGCCATCGCACCCTCAGTGTGGTTTTTGTTCCGCACCAAGGAAATGAACATCAGATATGACAACATTTTCTCCGATGGCTTTGCTGTGTATGTTTCAATTGGCTGCTCTGGAGGGCTAATGCTGGCCGCTCTTCTGATGTTCATGtggtactgtatgtgtaaaaaGTTGCCTTCACCCTTCTGGTTGCCTCTGCCCTCCATGCCTACCTCTCTGTCCACCCAGCCTCTCACTGCCAACGGATATCCTCCTTCCCCAGTTTATGGTCCTCAGCCCTTCCCACCACAGACCTATCCTCCCACAGTGATCGACGCTCAGCCGTATTTGGCCTCCCAGGGCTACGTGCAGAGTGTGGTCGCCCCTGCACCGCCACAGGTGTACATGTCTCAGATGTCTGTTCCAGATGGGTATGGTTCAGAGGTAGGAGGGACCCAGGCCTACAGCTACGCTCCCTCACAAAGTTACGCACCCTCGCAGAGCTACGCACCCTCGCAGAGTTACGCTCCATCTCAGGGCTACACATCCACCTACGCAGGCCACCGCTACTCCGCCCGCTCACGGATGTCCGCAATAGAGATAGACATTCCCGTGCTGACACAGGGACAGTAA